The Drosophila suzukii chromosome 2 unlocalized genomic scaffold, CBGP_Dsuzu_IsoJpt1.0 scf_2c, whole genome shotgun sequence genome segment ttttttttttgcccatCAAAATGTGAGGAAACTTTGTTGAtggtctgttagaattatcattacataaagtaagctttatacatAATTTACTAAAcagacaataagatattgtATATAACAAGTTCAAATtatcgatttagcgtcgcgtGTGAACGGTTGGgtttatcttgtgctctgtgattttggtcaatttgtcattaatatctgttATACTGTTGCCTTGCTTTGTGACTTAGTCCAACATAACCAGCCtgtgttttaaatcgtctgtttatgtttaatggtctattttattgtagcaattttaacaaaacctaactctgtttttagcctgtgcattttgttattgtacGCTGTGGTTCAATAGCTTTGCTTGTTGTTTGCCATAACtttcttgtaatctctctACCGTTTCTTTTCGTTTAaactgttgtcgtgtatattttgtttgtgtttcgcaagctacgctcagtcgacagccGCTCTGTCGCAGCCGCAAGGCTCTCGCTTTCGCAGTCTCTACGCGCTCTTTGTGTTCttgtgtgtctacatttttgttgtttggtcccagtgtcaaattaagtgaggtatttttaaattgttttttttttttggttttataaatagttttcttttttcttaaattaaaatacttaaaaaaatggaTCTTTTTTTCCAAAAAAGATTGTCAGTTTATTTACTATCGTCTCTGCAACATAGTCATACATCTGaaatgtactggacttgttggcagagtaaaagactatattgatctgcgtgttggtttttcgtggacttgtgtctcatgcgttgaaatagaccgtgatttggatggctatgttgcgctgaccaatgatcgttttatgaaactGTTTGATAAACTAtgagcgtagttgctgatttcGAAGAGTTTAAGGCCGActttgataataaaaaaatgtcagtagggGCACCTAAACGAAAAAATACCGCTTCTTCAAAATCTGTTGAAGTAAAAGCATCAGTTCCAAATCCCAGCATagcttcaaatatttttacccgatcggtaacggcagctatgtcggcagctatgtcggcagCTATGTCCACTGGCGCTGGGGGACCTAAAGCTTCACTGCcagcagtacccataggtaccaaaagctctttaggagtccctgtttctgctagtcagcCTAAGGGATCAAACATTAcgcagctttctgtgcctacaggtgaagttagctctataggagtccctagcctcgataatcagacgaacgatgttcagattgctGGTGGCGGCAGAAATAGCCTCTCGGTTGtccatataggaagcaattatttgtgtctcgtttaacacctgaaaccacatctgtagctgttttggaatttatacaccaggaattcccatctcaaaacatcacaatggaggagtttaaatttccatatgttcgtaggatatcttcatttaaaatatctgcaCCTCCAGAAGAATTTAATGATGATTTGgttattaaagaatttgttccaaacagacggagaGTAGGCCTTCCATGACAGTACCTGCACCAAAAAACAaagcagtttatttttggcctatcaccggcgcgcataggtgtacgacggcacctgcagcgctctttGCTTATCTTTGTCGCTTTCGTTCctataccactaaagctgtcgcttagctattcagcaactactttgtaagcctgcatatgtctatatgaagatcttgaagctttttacacagtccgtctgccgctccgaataaacgctatacattttaatataacccattcgtgcgttattaattataaatataagggtgaaatatttgttgtcttccccacaaacatttggtTACCCCGACGTGATATAGTTTTTATCGGAGTTTGCAACTCGgtctcgcgattgtttaatatagtttaagcAAACGTGCATTCGGTCGCAAACACATGAACATACATAGatatgtgcatataaaagtgcacagccggctgtttgattttttgtacattttgcgctgtgaaaaatcaccaaaactgtgttgtgcaaataattcttaacaaagtgaatcgcatttaatatttgttaatagctcatattacatatatatatatttacatatagCCATAaatacattcgtttgccagttacacAAGTGACGTTGatactaccgagtcaaagcccaatctattttgcggcaGATGAGCAGTTTGACGAAGCTAATTTGCTAGTGCTaatggaatggatcaattccttaaaccaggcatttcattctgcgcagacatcgtcggaaagactggattttgcagagatctcgagcgaccatcggattgaatttgccgaggttttcatggatgtgaaggcgaaactaaACCGAGGCTTGGCTGCTTATCGCAAGTgacaattgccggcttcaaccactgcaaattcaacatctattgacattactaataatgcggatctttcATTTCGATCTAGGAAGCCTCGGTTGcaaaatttggaaattgctcgttttcatggttcctactctgagtggtcggattttcttgcgactttcactacggtcatcggaaatgatgatgagctaagcaACATTGAACAATTACAATATTTTAGTTCGCTCgctcgaaccctcgaatgctaattataaaaaggctatgcatttgctggttaatcgatttgataataaagttttacactttcaggcacacGTTTAGGCAATATTCGGCTTAAAGagtgtcgagaagggatcttcgaagggtcttcgggagcttAGTGATTGCATGAAGCAAATCGAACCCTGGCCACTACGCAATAAATTTTGGATGTACTGAATTAAAAGTacatcgtcactcggaaactCGATCAGACgacgcgggaaaaatgggaagaggatttgtcaatcactgagctgtctacctgggatgctatgcagtcgtttttggaaaagaggtgcaggatgatggaaaacttggatcaagccttggtaactcaaacaccaggccagcaggtcgatcttcgatatagagaagcaaaTAAGTTGCATctttgcctcaactgtttgcgcaaggggcatagtttgTAGCAATGCAAGTCGAATCACTGCAAatattgtcgcatgaagcaccattcattattacacatgaaccatgacccatccgcaacatcCAACTCATattcatctccatcatgcgatctatcctcgagctctcagccattaccatctacttcatcagcattagtatcgtgttcgcatacatcatcgcatcctgatcatcatttactaAGCCCTCCACCTAAaagcttaaatattttgccgatcgactacgtgtttCTTCCAACTGCTACTATCTACGTTAGAAATAAAATTGGAGCATTTATTCCTTGCCGAGaaattttagattcggcctcccagctaaacttctaacctctcgcttagctagccaactaaacttgaatcatagaagatcgcaaacctcgatttctgggataggagagtcttccatgatctctgataagactgtcgatattcctgtgcaatcacgggatgcaagctattgacggcattcacagcggttgtgactttgccaactcttcagaacaccaaacttggttggatagtctctggagggttatcatcgaacgTGCCAGCTCATaaatcggttttacaagccagcatcaaggagccagctgatcattccgatgacacacttGCCGCCATagtaaagcgattttgggaaattgaggacttcacttcgtctaagccctctttattgccggaagacttgcgTTGTGAGCAGCTTTTCACTGAAAATTGCACTAGACTTgaaaacggccaatactctgttcgtctcttgtccacatccggattcgaatctctaggtgattcttattgcctggctcgtcgtcgtttcaagacTTTGGAAGCTagctcagtattcagcatttttgagggagtatattgatctaggtcacatgtctcttgtaactaaggaaccgtcagaaacgcacttctttttgccccaccatagcgtacataagcaggagaGCACGATTACAAAGCTTtgtgtcgtttttgatggatctgctaaaacaacttctggtagctctctgaacgacttatctctggcaggaccaacaattcaacaaaaaatcttcagtatactgcttcgctttcgattttttaaggttgccctttgtggagatatctgcaagatgtaccgttgcgtACGTGTTTCGTGCCCGGATGATTTTTTGCAGTGAATCGTTTGGAGATAGACATCCTCGGAagaaccaagccagctgccttcttggctataagggccatgcacCAACTCTCTTACAATGAGGAtgaatcatttcctattgcagcaaaaattgttcgtagagatttctatgtggatgatacaatatctggtggggactcagttgatgaggtgagagaaattcgtcgtcaggtgaaggaactactgtcgcgaggccactttTTAATccgcaaatggtgttcgaatgagtcagcagccctggAAGGAGATTCTGAATGCAACAAGgagcagttaatcaaatttcacgatTGATCGGATGTCGCCCAGGCAttgggatccatcttctgatcaactcctatttaatttttctcaactgccaaccaatcaacgacccactaagcAGGTTGCATTGTCaacgattgccaaattctatgatccacccggtttaataactccaattatcacaaaatctaagatttttctgcagTCTCTGtggagtgcgaacgtggattgggatgacgcactgccagagcccattctttcgtcatggggggagttgacctcacagttatcggtcgtacagaacttaaaatttccacgattcgtactgcaaccaagggcttccgttgagttgcatggattctgcgatgctagcatgtcagcttatggagcgtgtctatacttgcgatcggagaccaatggagaatcgaaagtccattTGCCCTGTGCCAATTCAAGGGCAGCTTTTTAGATTATaactttccgcagcgcttttattggctgagctaatcgtaaacgccaaggaagccatagatttcgattgcacctttcattgctggtcggactcgtctattgtgttggcgtggattcggcaacctctTAGGGAGTTTAACGCTTTCGTATCAATCAGAATCGCGAAAAGtcaggagatgacgaaagacatgacttggcatcacgttcctacaaacttgaatccggcagacgtcgtatctcgaggatgtaccccaagagaattgttggaacattccctttggactaacgggcctccattccttctgcaaagctcgtcgaattggccgtccctgctagactcagtaaaggatcttccagagcgccgttctgtggctctaattgggTCCGTTTTCAAcgacagttcatcaaactccaaattcctcaactctttcgataagttgcagcgcgtatttgcaaacatttttcggttcatttcaaattgcagagccaaatctgcgccgtTAAAAGGTCGTCTTTCGGTGGATgagatcaactctggaactgtacttctttTGAGGAGCAagttaacttggcgaaggagtatggacctcttagccagggcaagccgtttccacagaaaagcacgctggtttcgcttaggcctatactcggctccgatggattacttcgcgtgggtggaaggctttagaacgcaaacttggactacgatacgaggcatccgatactgttgcctaaggatcatccagtcaccaaagcgatcatcgtttattatcataagaaatatttgcatgtaGGATCGCAAGCCGCAAGTTCGTCGCTAacgttatcaacaaatgcgtccgatgtttccgAGTGAAGTctgttacttgggagcacgtcatgggtagcctgccagcaaatagagtgcagcccaatccagcttttcataccacaggagtgcactattgtgggccattctatcatcaagcagaggccagaaataaggcaccccacaagtgctatatcgccgtctttgtctatttttccacgaaggctgctcatttggaagtggtccaggatctTACGACGGATTCTTTTatcgcagcgctgaggagattcatcagccttataggcagtccgcgtaccatttggagcgaTAATACCACAAACTTTATCGGTGCAAAGATCGTGCTTGGcgagctgaaagagctctttttgagcgagcagcacacagcatcgatatcttccgtctgtttagctgatgggatcgattggaagttcatccctccgcgtgccccgcGCCTCGGTGTaaagtcagctaaatttcacttctacagagtcgtcggtgcatccatcttagccatcgatgaattaaaaactcttgcatatgagatttctgccatccCTAACTCCCGTCCACTTTGTCTGATTTCGGAAAATGCagaaagccttgaggtgctaacaccggcgcatttcctgaagggttccagctgcaataagtttcctgagcctgACATTACTCATCTTCGCGAAAGccgcctcagcagatggcagcgggtgACCCAGATGCAacaacatttctggaaaaggtgtagcagcgagtatttgtccctgcttcaagagaggagcaagtggcgcgtcgaaacgtctaacatcaaggtCGGAAGCATAGTTTTGCTGAAGAACGGGGAACGGAGTCATAagagtagctatggtccgtacaGATCTGGGTCTGATCAATAGAGCCGTCGCCAAACAagccgttctgcccatcgattccgagattgttggaaccttacctcttccaacggggggagtatgttcggagcagatcgccagcgcctagtcatgcgcgcataggtgtacgacggcacctgtaGCGCTCTTTGCGTAGCTTTGTCGCTTTCgttcttataccactaaacctatcgcttatctattcagcaactacttcgtaagcctgcatatgtctatatgaagatcttgaaGCCGAGCTTTttacacagtccgtctgccgctccgaataaacgctatacattttaatataacctattcgtgcgttattaattataaatattagggtggcatatttgttgtcttccccacaaacaatatgtctgcaataaaaacttttctatctcatctttccgaaagggatcaTTTGATTGTTTTAGGTGACTGACTCACTTGTttctacccctttatctgtCCATGACTTCTTTGACGGTCTGTaagaattatcattacagcaagtttgctttatacgtaattcactaaacagacaattagatcttgtatttgttttagactagtctgaagtcacggtatctagaattgatcCACTAGTTGTGCCAGAAGACcggtatcatcccacattggatcttacaatttgtcttccctgCGTTGATACGCTCTCTCCTTT includes the following:
- the LOC139354378 gene encoding uncharacterized protein, with amino-acid sequence MHQLSYNEDESFPIAAKIVRRDFYVDDTISGGDSVDEAAHLEVVQDLTTDSFIAALRRFISLIGSPRTIWSDNTTNFIGAKIVLGELKELFLSEQHTASISSVCLADGIDWKFIPPRAPRLGVKSAKFHFYRVVGASILAIDELKTLAYEISAIPNSRPLCLISENAESLEVLTPAHFLKGSSCNKFPEPDITHLRESRLSRWQRVTQMQQHFWKRCSSEYLSLLQERSKWRVETSNIKVGSIVLLKNGERSHKSSYGPYRSGSDQ